CCAACCCCCTGACGCGACCGGGCGCAGGCTGCCCAGCGGTGGGAGCGCCCCTGGCCAAACCGGAGCACCGCCAGACTCAGCACCGTTGAGCTCAGTGAAGATTCGGAATCATCCATGCGACCATAGGGATCATCTCTGGGCCACTGGGGACTAAATTGGTATTGAATATTTCTAAGCCCACGGTGGGTAGAACGACCAACAGGCCCCATGATTTGTGCCGTGGGCCTCAACTTAATTTGCGGTATTTGCTTTCGTTTGCGCTCGTGGCCACTCGCAACGCCTCCAGCCCTTCTCCGTGGCTGATATCAGGCGCCGTGGTGGGGTCAAATATCAGTTTAATGTAACAGGATAGCAAAAGCGCCGGGAATAAAACAGAGGCCGGCACCACCCCTGCCATACAGCCAGGAAGCCCCAATTTTCGCAACCTGCCCCCCTCCTTACGGGGCAGGTACGCAGCCGTTTTATCTACCTGGCAGGGGAGGGAAGAGGGTTGGCGGCGGCCAGCCAGTTAAGTCCGGTTTTGGGGCCCAGGATGTGGCCCGCCCCCGCGCCCGAAGGATGCCACAGGGCCAGGCCGGCCAGCAGTGGGCCGACCCGGCCATCAAGCTGGGATTTCAGATACCTGCGGAACGCCACAACGGGGCCAAGATTCAGGCCGGCGCCGTGGCCACCGGGAAGCCCGCCACCAGCAGCGCGGTGACCCTGCGGGCAGTTCCGTCACCCCAGCCTCTTCCGGACCATATTGATGAGCGAGCCTGACAGCATGATTTGCACCTGACGGTCGCTCATGGAGTGCTCAGTTTGATAGCTGTGGCCCTTATGTTTGTTAAGCACTTTTAGTCGCGACCCCTTCTGTATCGCCGCTCGCACATCGGGGATCGTCAATACGTCGTCACGATCGATGCGTTCCCAGTCCCCCGGGTTCTCAAAGGTCAGTGGCAAGATTCCGAAGTTGATCAGGTTCTGCCAGTGGATACGGGCGAAACTCTTGGCGATGACGGCCCGGAGGCCCATGTACCGCGGGGCGATGGCGGCGTGTTCGCGGCTTGAACCCTGACCGTAGTTCTCTCCACCGACGACCAAAGATCCAGCTTCTCGCTGCGCCATGGCTCGCTCATAATACTGCTCGTCGATCTGAGAGAAGACGAACTTGCTGATCTCCGGGATATTGCTGCGGTAGGGCAGCACTTTACTGCCCGCAGGCATGATTGCATCAGTGGAAATATCGTCGCCCACAACCATCAGGACCGGGCCCTCGATCGTTTCAGCGAGCGGGTCGAACTCTGGCAGCGGCTTGATGTTGGGACCTTTCTCGAGCACAGTTTCGTCGCCCGCTGGAGCCGGCGGGACCAACAGCGCTGAGTTGAGGGTGATCTCAGCCGGTTCCTCGTACCTCGGGTACTCCATGTCGAGGGTCCGCGGGTCGGTGATCACTCCCGTGAGCGCCGAAGCGGCCGCAGTTTCCGGGCTGCACAGGTAGACCTGATCCTCCATGGTGCCCGACCGGCCCGGGAAATTCCGGGGCACGGTGCGCAGACTGATGCGGTCAGTGGCCGGGGCTTGCCCCATCCCAATGCAACCGTTGCAGCCTGTCTGATGGATCCGGCCCCCAGCGTGAATCAGGCGGTTCAGCAGCCCCATTTCGGAGAGGTTCTCCAGGATCTGGCGTGAGGTGGGGTTGATATCGAACGATACCCGGCCGTGCACCTGCCGGCCTTCCACGATGAGAGCCGGTATGGCGAAATCTCTGAGCCCCGGATTGGCGGATGAGCCGATCATGGTCTGGTACACCTCTCGGCCGGCGACCTGGGTTACCGGTACTACCTTGCCCGGGCTGCTGGGGAGCGCGATCAAGGGCTCCAGTTTGGACAGGTCGATCTCATCCTGCCGATCGTACGTGGCGCCACCATCGGGAAGGAGCTCGGCCCAATCGTCCTCCCGGTCCTGCGTTCTCAAGAATTTCCTGACCTCCCCGTCGGAGGGAAAGACCGTGGTCGTAGCACCCAGCTCGGTGCCCATGTTGGCAATGACGTGGCGGTCCATTGCACTCAGGTTGCCGAGCCCTGGACCGTAATACTCGATGATCTGGCCTCTGCCACCGTCGACGCCATGCCTGCGCAGCAGCTCCAGGATCACGTCCTTCGCGCTCACCCAGTCGGGCAACTCGCCG
This genomic stretch from Candidatus Neomarinimicrobiota bacterium harbors:
- a CDS encoding aconitate hydratase, producing MLELEAMGLERAQTEVSVQYIDHNLLQTDFKNADDHVFLRSACRKFGLWYSGPGNGVSHPVHMERFGIPGKTLLGSDSHTTAAGSLGMLAMGAGGLEVALAIAGEPFYVRMPQIWGVRLTGELPDWVSAKDVILELLRRHGVDGGRGQIIEYYGPGLGNLSAMDRHVIANMGTELGATTTVFPSDGEVRKFLRTQDREDDWAELLPDGGATYDRQDEIDLSKLEPLIALPSSPGKVVPVTQVAGREVYQTMIGSSANPGLRDFAIPALIVEGRQVHGRVSFDINPTSRQILENLSEMGLLNRLIHAGGRIHQTGCNGCIGMGQAPATDRISLRTVPRNFPGRSGTMEDQVYLCSPETAAASALTGVITDPRTLDMEYPRYEEPAEITLNSALLVPPAPAGDETVLEKGPNIKPLPEFDPLAETIEGPVLMVVGDDISTDAIMPAGSKVLPYRSNIPEISKFVFSQIDEQYYERAMAQREAGSLVVGGENYGQGSSREHAAIAPRYMGLRAVIAKSFARIHWQNLINFGILPLTFENPGDWERIDRDDVLTIPDVRAAIQKGSRLKVLNKHKGHSYQTEHSMSDRQVQIMLSGSLINMVRKRLG